The genomic region CAACTTCTTCTTCAATGCGTTGATTTAATATCAATTTTCTTCCTACGCAACTTATTAATATGGCTAAATCAGGTTTTTGAAAAGTTTGTATACTATGCGTGGCTGCATTGGACGCGCCTTCGATCAAACGATCAAAATTGGCTTTCATTAAACGGGTATACTTACCTGTGGGAACGTTTCCTGCAAATGTCAGACTTTGTTCATCTTCATTTATAGATAAAATAGTTCTGACCACCGGCTCATCATTTTCAGATAGCTTTACACTCAATGGAAATAGGAGAGCGCTACCCGGTAATTCATCTGAGAACTCACCAAGATATTTTTTATAAATAGAGAGTGCAGGTTGTCCATCTAATTCAAAAAGAACATTAGCGGTTGATTTAGTTATTAGTCGTTCAGGACCAAAGGCATCCCAACCACCCATACTTCCATGCGAAACTTTTAAGTGACTTCCATAAAAACCTACTGCAATTATTTGGCCCTCTCCCGGTTGTTCATTGAGGCCAACCAATGTTTTTTGAAATCTGTTTCCATCTCCTGCAAGTCCACCTGTAATTACTATTTCTTTGGGAAGTTCTTGCTGCAAGCCACTTACAAGATCGCTCCCATTTACTTGTT from Bacteroidota bacterium harbors:
- a CDS encoding FIST C-terminal domain-containing protein is translated as MKIEQCKWTPEKTWETLRSDLKDAEHYQLVIVFGSRILLSSTGFYQEIRNKYPKADILMNSTSGEIFDTQVNDDTISLTAICFEKTKFITHGLQFSDYKDSKLAGIEIAKKFDHNQLTSILIISDGQQVNGSDLVSGLQQELPKEIVITGGLAGDGNRFQKTLVGLNEQPGEGQIIAVGFYGSHLKVSHGSMGGWDAFGPERLITKSTANVLFELDGQPALSIYKKYLGEFSDELPGSALLFPLSVKLSENDEPVVRTILSINEDEQSLTFAGNVPTGKYTRLMKANFDRLIEGASNAATHSIQTFQKPDLAILISCVGRKLILNQRIEEEVEAIRDILGTTTAITGFYSYGEISPNQGFNSCELHNQTMTITTMSER